The following nucleotide sequence is from Ferruginibacter lapsinanis.
CTTTAAAGCATCCCGTTTCGTCTGAGCCAATTACCCTGTAGGTGATAGAACTATCGGGCTTTGCTGTAGGATTGGCTGTGTTTGTGCAACTCAAGCCATATGCAGGAGACCATTCATAATTGTCGGCTCCGTTAGCTTCTAAACGTTTTGCTTGCCCAAAACACAATTTGTCTGGTTGGCTATAAGTGATACTCAATGGTTGTTTTACATTTACCGAGATACTGCTGTTGGCGTTACAACCTTCCAATGAACTTCCGGTGACAATATATTTAGTACTTACAGCTGGTATTGTAGTTATTGATGAAGTAGTATCTTTAATCAAGCCTCTGTTAGACAACCAACTATATTTTGAGGCCCCGCTGGCATGTAAAGTAACAGCCTGCCCTCTACACAAGAGTGTGTCTTGAGATACTTTTATAACAGGAGTAGCATAAGCCTCAATAACTTTTTGAACCGTTTTAGCACAACCATTACTGTTTATTGCTGTAAGTGTTATTGTGTATACTCCTGCTGTATTGTACACTTGATCGGGAGGAGTTTGTAAGTCAGATGTTTTTTCATTTCCCATGTCCCAATGCCATGAAATAAATGAGGCAACTTCTTCTGTTGAAGAGCCACTTAATTTCGCAGTTAGTGGGGTGCATCCATTACCATTCGATAGAATTTCTATACCCGATGATGGAACTACTTTTACTGGTATCGGTGTTTGATATTGTCCACTACATCCAAAGCGGGTGGTCACTGTTAATGTGGGATAGTATAAGCCAGGTATTTTATATTGGTGTATCGGGTTTTTTTCTGCAGAGGTAGTATTATCTCCGAAGTCCCAGAAATAGGTAAGTATAATATCATTGGTGATTGTAGTATTTGTAAAATTTATATCGGTTTGCGTACATATTATATTGTTAGGAAATTTAAATGATGGAGCAGCAAATACGTTTACTATTGTATCTTTTCCGGCAACGGGAACTTTGCATCCGACATTATCGATCAAAATTATTTTTGGTATAAAAATTCCTGAATCCTGATAATGATAATTTATAATGGAGTCTTTATTGGCTAAAGTATTGCCATTATCAAAGTCCCATATATATGACACCGCATCAGTAGATGAAATTTTAAAATTAACATCGTAAGGTTTACATGACCTTAAGGGGTCATAGGTAAGAGTACCCCTTGGGCCGGTCACTGTTATTTTTTTCTGCATAGTGTCTATACAACCTCCCGGTCCTTTTGAATACAAAGTGGCTGTATAAACTCCAGGGTAAGTATAAAAATGTGTGGGATTATGAACGTTAGTGGAGGAGTTATCACCAAAGTCCCAATATTCTTCTCTGGCATTAACAGAGAAATTAGTAAACTGAATGATCAATGGAGGGCAGGTACGAAAAGAATCACTCATTTTAAAATTTGCGACGGTTCGGGCAATTCTTATTGCATTTATTATTTTACTGGAATCTTCACATCCGTTACTATTTTTAACAAATAACTTAACTGTATATAATCCTTCATTAGAATAATTGTGTATGGGGGTTTGGGTAGTTGAAGTATTCCCATCGCCGAAATCCCACAGATAAGTATTGCCGGGATTGGTGGCGGGAGCTGTAAATTTTACCGGAGAATTAGGGCAGGCAATAGTATCTGATAAAGAGAATTTCGCATCCACTTTTATGATCTGAATAGCAGAAGGAATTGCAAGAGAATCTCTGCAACCTTTGCTGTCAATCAGTTTTAAGGATATGGGATATTTTCCTGCTCTTTTGAATGCATGTATAAAAGATTGATTGCCTAGGGTATCAATAACGCCATCTCCATAGTTCCATATCCATTTTTGTAAAACGGCGTTTCCTCCTTTTGAAGAGTTGTCATCAAAAAGAGCAGGAGAATTAACACATACAATTGTATCTGTAATTGCAAAATTCGCTTTTGGTGCTGTTATATTGATGTAATTAGTTTTTATTAATGTGTCTCTGCAGTTTAGAATATTTGTGGTGGTTAACGTTACAGTATACAAGCCTGGTTCTTTATAAATATGCCAAACCTTGTTACTGGAGGTGTCAATTCGTTTGCTTCCGTCGCCAAAGTTCCAGGAAAAATTAAATACATCAGACATGTCGAGTGGACTTGTAAAATATATCTTTTCATCTCTACAGGCATCTGTACGGGATGCAGAGAATGAGGGAATGGTAGTGAGTATTTTTGCAGCTTTTGTAGATGAGTGATCACAACCCGTTGAGTCGTTCCACACAAACAACGTTACATCAAAATCGCCATTTCTTGGATAAGTATGAGCCGGAGAATTTTCCGTCGATGTCGTGCCATCGCCAAAATCCCATAAAAATCGTGTGGCGTTTCTGGAAAGATTTACAAAAGTTCTTACATACGGCTCCTCACATTTCATCGATCCCATAAATTTTGATACAGCAGGTTTTATGTAAATATATTTTTTGAAGACGATTGTATCAGTGCATCCCCCATTCATTGCTACCAAACGAACAGTCATCCAGCCGGTATCTTTATAAGAATGTTTTGGATCTTTTTCATTAGAAACACCAAAGTCGCCAAAATTCCATTCAAAACTCGTTGCGCCACCTGTTGAAAGGTTAGTAAATTGTATAGCTGTTTTGGCGCAACTATTACGAATGTCAGCTGAAAAATTGGCTACAGGTTTGGTGGTTACTCTTATGGCATTGTCCATATAAGCAGTGTCTTTGCAGCCGTTTACAGAAGTGCTGATAAGTGAAATGTTTTGATAGCCAAGTTTACTGAAAGTATGTGTAGGCGATTCTTCTGTTGAAGTTGTTCCATCGCCAAAATTCCACAAATAACTACTTACCATATTTTTGTTAAGTATATCAACAGTTAACTTTTTTGTGAGCGATTGACAACCGCTATCGGGCAAATTATTAAAAGTCAAGATAGGGTGGTTAATTTTTATATAGTTTATTTTTTTTATCGAATCGGAGCAGCCATTATTATTTTTTACGATTAATTTTATTGTGTAAGTTCCTGTGTCTTTATATTCATGTGTTGGGTTCGAGAATTTTGAAGTTGAGCCATCACCAAAATCCCATAAATAGCCATTGTCCACTAATTCTTTATTGTTAAAATGTACAAGAACAGGTGGTCTGCAACTTTCCAGGTTATCTCCCGAAAATTGAGCACTAACGGCATCGAGTACCTGTAAATTTTTTACGATTGAATCGGTACATCCATATTGATTTGATGTAATAAGCTTAACAGAATAATTTCCGCTGTTGGTGAAAGTATGTGTAGGGGAACTTATTGTTGAGGTAGTGCCATCCCCAAAGCTCCAATAATAACTGATTGTTCCTGTTCCGCTGGAAAGGTTTTGAAACAAAATTTTATTCGGCGTACAGGTTGCAAGAGTTTTAGTTGAAAAATCTGCTTTTACTGTATGTGTTTTAATAAAATTGGTTTTGCTTGATGTGGCGATACATCCGTTTATATTTGTTATTTTAAGTGTTACATTGTAATTACCCTTTAAAGTATACGTATGAGATGGGTTTTGTTGTGAGGATAAAGTTCCGTCGCCAAAGTCCCACTCTCTGGTACTTATGCTTTCTGGTCCGGCAATAGACGCATCAGAAAAATTAACAGTGAAAGGAGAGCATCCTACAGTAGCGGCAGCATTGAAATTAACAAGCGGAGCACCATAAACTGTAATGTATTGTAGTTTAACAATAGAATCTATATTATTACCTGTTTTTACAGTTAGCTTAACTGTATACTTTCCAGGGTTAAAATAAGTGGCAGAGGGATTTTGCAAATTCGAATGTGTACCATTTCCCAAATTCCATTTCCACTCTTTTGGATTACCGGTTGATTGATCTGTAAACTTCACAAGTACCGGTACACAACCGCTTATAACGTTAGCCGAAAAATTAGCGATAGGTTGTGCTACTATTTTTATCGATAGACAAAGTATTGTTAGGCAAAAGAAAATAGTTTTAAGTTTCACTTTAGACCCTAATGATGAAGGAACAATTGCATTGCCCTGAATACTTGTATTTACAGGGGGGAGGAAGATATTTTGTTGTATCTTTTTATTACTGTCAATATCGACAGATGAGAGTATGCAGTTCATAGGGTAAGGTTTTATCTTGGAACTACAAAAGTCTTTATACAAAAGATATTTTTTTGTAGAAGAAAAAAGCATGTTTGTGTACAACTCTTTCTACAAATAAAATTGCAAGTGTAATGTATCGGCAGTCAATTATTTAATCAAACGACAAGATAGTGCATGATTAAAAGTTGAGAAGTCTTTTTGCTAAGCAGATAATCGTGTTTATAAAGGTGGAATAACTGGAGCTGAGATCATTTAAATAATTCAGCTATATGCACATCAAGTGCGGTACTCAGTTTGTGTACGGTGAAAACGGTTGAATTCATTTGACCAGACTCTATTCTCGATATTCTGGATTTTTCAAGATTAGATTTGATTGCCAGTTCAGCCTGCGTCATATTATTAAGTTGCCTGAGTTCTTTAACTCTTTCACCAAGCTTTATTAGTATGAGACGATCATCCATAGAAAATTATGTGTTTCAATGATTGGAAACAATTGTATCTTGACAAAGGTCAAACAAAGAAAAATGATCGGGTATCGAAGAAATGCTTTAAAGC
It contains:
- a CDS encoding PKD domain-containing protein, whose protein sequence is MNCILSSVDIDSNKKIQQNIFLPPVNTSIQGNAIVPSSLGSKVKLKTIFFCLTILCLSIKIVAQPIANFSANVISGCVPVLVKFTDQSTGNPKEWKWNLGNGTHSNLQNPSATYFNPGKYTVKLTVKTGNNIDSIVKLQYITVYGAPLVNFNAAATVGCSPFTVNFSDASIAGPESISTREWDFGDGTLSSQQNPSHTYTLKGNYNVTLKITNINGCIATSSKTNFIKTHTVKADFSTKTLATCTPNKILFQNLSSGTGTISYYWSFGDGTTSTISSPTHTFTNSGNYSVKLITSNQYGCTDSIVKNLQVLDAVSAQFSGDNLESCRPPVLVHFNNKELVDNGYLWDFGDGSTSKFSNPTHEYKDTGTYTIKLIVKNNNGCSDSIKKINYIKINHPILTFNNLPDSGCQSLTKKLTVDILNKNMVSSYLWNFGDGTTSTEESPTHTFSKLGYQNISLISTSVNGCKDTAYMDNAIRVTTKPVANFSADIRNSCAKTAIQFTNLSTGGATSFEWNFGDFGVSNEKDPKHSYKDTGWMTVRLVAMNGGCTDTIVFKKYIYIKPAVSKFMGSMKCEEPYVRTFVNLSRNATRFLWDFGDGTTSTENSPAHTYPRNGDFDVTLFVWNDSTGCDHSSTKAAKILTTIPSFSASRTDACRDEKIYFTSPLDMSDVFNFSWNFGDGSKRIDTSSNKVWHIYKEPGLYTVTLTTTNILNCRDTLIKTNYINITAPKANFAITDTIVCVNSPALFDDNSSKGGNAVLQKWIWNYGDGVIDTLGNQSFIHAFKRAGKYPISLKLIDSKGCRDSLAIPSAIQIIKVDAKFSLSDTIACPNSPVKFTAPATNPGNTYLWDFGDGNTSTTQTPIHNYSNEGLYTVKLFVKNSNGCEDSSKIINAIRIARTVANFKMSDSFRTCPPLIIQFTNFSVNAREEYWDFGDNSSTNVHNPTHFYTYPGVYTATLYSKGPGGCIDTMQKKITVTGPRGTLTYDPLRSCKPYDVNFKISSTDAVSYIWDFDNGNTLANKDSIINYHYQDSGIFIPKIILIDNVGCKVPVAGKDTIVNVFAAPSFKFPNNIICTQTDINFTNTTITNDIILTYFWDFGDNTTSAEKNPIHQYKIPGLYYPTLTVTTRFGCSGQYQTPIPVKVVPSSGIEILSNGNGCTPLTAKLSGSSTEEVASFISWHWDMGNEKTSDLQTPPDQVYNTAGVYTITLTAINSNGCAKTVQKVIEAYATPVIKVSQDTLLCRGQAVTLHASGASKYSWLSNRGLIKDTTSSITTIPAVSTKYIVTGSSLEGCNANSSISVNVKQPLSITYSQPDKLCFGQAKRLEANGADNYEWSPAYGLSCTNTANPTAKPDSSITYRVIGSDETGCFKDTGYIKLTVYPMPTVEAGENKTVVVGQSVTIQPKISSDVTQVTWTPQTNVISSSNDLPALTVKPKETSQYTVEVKNRGGCKATDNVTVFVICNGTNVFMPNLFTPNRDGVNDIFYPRGTGLYKIKNLRIFSRWGETIFEKNNFNSNDASYGWDGTFKGQKLNSETFVYTIQIVCDNNEVLDLNGTVFLAN
- a CDS encoding helix-turn-helix domain-containing protein, which codes for MDDRLILIKLGERVKELRQLNNMTQAELAIKSNLEKSRISRIESGQMNSTVFTVHKLSTALDVHIAELFK